The genomic stretch GAAATTCGCTGCATCATACACCAGAGTCCCTCGCTAATTGAAGAAGAAGCCTAGACTGCACTTCGTGCAATAGAAACCTCACATGAGAGCTGTTTCAGACGGCTACATTGTACTATTGCAGTAGAATGAGCTCCAAACCAACGAATATCGCCCTATACTAGGTAATCTACTGCACAAACTGCAGTGTACTTGCCCTAGTCAGGCTAGTAACTTCGATTATGTTGTACAAAAGTGCAGCGTAGCCTCGTCCTTTAGCGCTATTTCATAAATGAACCAATTCCACTAGTTCGCCTAACCTATGAACGGGAGAAGGGAAAATAGAAACTTAAGATAAGCCAGGCAGATTATGAATCAGAAAAAATACCTTAACTGGAGGATTTAACCTTTGCATTACGAACATACATTCGGTATATAATGAAAAGAGAACATATATTCGCATTTGTTGGGGGTGTCATTGTGGTGCCTGTAATAATGTTGGCGGATTGCCAATCGTTTTATGCATCAGTCGAAAAAGCAGCGCGCCCAGAATATCGGGATAAACCGCTTATTGTTGCCGGAGATCCCGCGCGCCGATCAGGGATAGTACTTGCAGCATGTCCGATAGCGAAACAATTCGGTATAACGACGGCAGAAACATTGGGGGAAGCTTTGGGGAAATGTTCTGATGCAATTGTTATTCGCCCGCATATGCAAACCTATATCGATGTATCCCTTATGATTACAGAGATCTTTGAATCGTTTACAGATTTGGTGGAACCATTCTCAATTGACGAGCAATTTTTAGATGTTACCGGCTCTATTTCCTACTTTGGATCTCCAGAGGAAATTGCACGACGAATTCAAATAAAGGTGATGATGTACACAGGAGTTTGGATAAGGGTGGGCATAAGCTCAACAAAGGTATTAGCCAAAATGGCCACAGATATCTGGGCCAAGAAAAGTGAAACGGGTATTTATACATTATCCATGAGTGACGTCGAGAGCCTTTTGTGGCCTCAGCTTATAAATAAAATGTTTGGTGTCGGCTCACGAATGACAGCACACTTTAACCGAATCGGAATTACTACGATCGGTGATATAGCCAGACTTCCACTCGCTGAGCTTAAGCGCAAAATGAGAATTGTTATGGGGAGAAATAGTGATATTCAAGCAGAACTATACTGGCAAACAGCAAATGGTATAGATTCCAGTATGGTCACCCCAAGCACATATGATCATCAGCAAGCCATCGGACACCAGATGACATTGCCGTGCGATTACAGCCGCAAGGAGGACATTGATGTCATACTTCTTGAACTAAGTGAGGAGGTCTGTCGGCGTTGTCGGGCAAAAGGCTACATGGGGCAAGTTATTTCAGTAGGCGCACAAGGAGCTGATTTTGACTTGCCTACTGGCTTTCACAGACAAGTCACCGCTGTTGATCCAACTAATATAACCAATGAAGTATTTGAGATTGTCCGTAAGCTGTTTTATACCCACTGGGATGAACTTCCTGTTCGAAAGCTTGGGGTAGTGATGTCAAAGTTAATTAGTGATAATCAGTACCAGCTCACACTTTTTGGAAACAGGGAAAAAGCGAGGAAGTTAGAGCGGGCTACAGATCAAATTAAATGCCGCTACGGAGGAACAGCAATCTTGCGTGCATCATCTTTATTGGGTGCTGCGCAGGCTCTTGAACGTAGTGCGAAAATCGGGGGGCACTATAAGTGAGCAAAAAACTTGAGGGTAACGGCCGTTGGGAATCCAGTCGAATGATGCTTCCAGAACATAGGGAACAATATTTAAGTCGGAGGCACGGACATCAAGAGCAAGTAAAGACGGCGTTACCGAGTAAGGAAGAACTTGAATTAGTACGGGATTTTGTTCTACTTCCTATGATGCTAACAATAGTTGATAAAAATAGTACTGAGGTTGGACTCTCCTCCTACTCACTAAAAAATCTTTATATAAAAGCTTCCCAAGCTCTAATGATACGAATTCACGCAGATCTAAGCGAGGTAAGGAAAAAAATGAAAGTAAGAAACATTAAAGTATTCGAAGAAGAGCGCGTGGACAGTGCTATCCATTATCGCTTTGTTTGCCGAGGATATGAAGATACGTTTGCAATGATGCGTGATGTAGCACGAGCGGAAATAAGTGTGCGGATTTCAAGGTATGTATCTGATATGTTTAGACATAATGAGAAGTGAGTCTATTGTATGGAAAGTGGCCGGTCACAGGCCACTTTTATTAGTGAATTATTTATTCCAGAATTTCTTTGCATCGAAAGGCTTTGCGTTCGATAGGCAAGTTTATTCTCGTTATATACGGAACTTACGCTCTTATCCTATGATTTTTTTGTGGTTATTTTTGATAACAGCGGGTCAGAGGAGCTGTAGAGGATTCGCTATTGTATTTACTCCACGCAGCTGATATGGTAAGGAAATAAACCAACTGAGGAAGTTGGAATTAATGTTACTGGAGGGATCGTATTGACCCAAATTGCTAACAATTTAACGGAGCTTGTTGGAAATACACCACTTTTGGGACTTAATAATTTTATGAAGCAGCAGCAGGTTGAAGCGAAGCTTATTGCGAAGCTAGAATACTTTAATCCAGCTGGAAGCGTTAAGGATAGAATTGGCGTGGCCATGATAAAAGATGCGGAAGAGAGAGGCCTTATTAATCAGCAGTCTGTTATTGTGGAGCCTACTAGCGGGAATACCGGCGTTGGTCTTGCCTTTGCGGCTGCTGCCCTTGGCTACCGATTGATCATAACGCTGCCTGAGAGCTTTAGTGTAGAGCGTCGCAAGTTGTTGCTTGCGCTAGGCGCTGAATTAGTACTTACTCCGGCCAATGAGGGAATGGCCGGCGCGATTAGAATGGCAGAGGAGATCGCAGCAGCTACACCTAACTCCTATATACCTCAGCAATTCAATAATCCAGCCAATCCAGCTATTCATAAAAAAACGACAGCGGAAGAGATTTGGAGAGATACGGACGGTGAGATTGACTTTTTTGTTGCGGGTGTCGGCACTGGAGGCACGATTTCGGGTGTGGGCGCAGCCCTTAAGGAGAAAAATCCAGCTGTAAGGCTCGTTGCAGTCGAGCCAGCTGATTCTCCCGTGCTCTCTGGCGGCAATAAAGGGATGCATAAAATTCAAGGGATCGGCGCTGGATTTGTTCCTGATAACTTTCATGAGGCCGTTGTAGATGAAATCATTCAAGTGAAGAACGAGCCTG from Paenibacillus sp. FSL H8-0548 encodes the following:
- the cysK gene encoding cysteine synthase A; protein product: MTQIANNLTELVGNTPLLGLNNFMKQQQVEAKLIAKLEYFNPAGSVKDRIGVAMIKDAEERGLINQQSVIVEPTSGNTGVGLAFAAAALGYRLIITLPESFSVERRKLLLALGAELVLTPANEGMAGAIRMAEEIAAATPNSYIPQQFNNPANPAIHKKTTAEEIWRDTDGEIDFFVAGVGTGGTISGVGAALKEKNPAVRLVAVEPADSPVLSGGNKGMHKIQGIGAGFVPDNFHEAVVDEIIQVKNEPAFETARQLAKSEGLLVGISSGAAVYAALQIAKRPGNNNKKIVVLLPDTGERYLSTALYPDA
- a CDS encoding DNA polymerase IV, translating into MVPVIMLADCQSFYASVEKAARPEYRDKPLIVAGDPARRSGIVLAACPIAKQFGITTAETLGEALGKCSDAIVIRPHMQTYIDVSLMITEIFESFTDLVEPFSIDEQFLDVTGSISYFGSPEEIARRIQIKVMMYTGVWIRVGISSTKVLAKMATDIWAKKSETGIYTLSMSDVESLLWPQLINKMFGVGSRMTAHFNRIGITTIGDIARLPLAELKRKMRIVMGRNSDIQAELYWQTANGIDSSMVTPSTYDHQQAIGHQMTLPCDYSRKEDIDVILLELSEEVCRRCRAKGYMGQVISVGAQGADFDLPTGFHRQVTAVDPTNITNEVFEIVRKLFYTHWDELPVRKLGVVMSKLISDNQYQLTLFGNREKARKLERATDQIKCRYGGTAILRASSLLGAAQALERSAKIGGHYK